In Hyphomicrobiales bacterium, a single window of DNA contains:
- the nuoH gene encoding NADH-quinone oxidoreductase subunit NuoH has protein sequence MEFIDTYIIPGAIIVGQSFLLLAIVLIGVTYSTYADRKIWAAVQMRRGPNVVGPWGLLQAFADALKFILKEPIVPSGSNKAVFLLAPLVTVTLGLAAWVVMPVNAGWVISDINVGILFIFAITSLEVYGVIMGGWASNSKYPFLGALRSAAQMISYEVSIGFVIVAVLLCVGSLNMSEIVLAQQEGPGTMIGLPASFLDWHWFALFPLFIIFFVSLLAETNRPPFDLPEAESELVAGFMVEYSSTPYVMFMLGEYAAILFMCAMTTVLFLGGWLPPFDFAPFTWVPGVVWFVLKVGLVFFMVSLVKAFVPRYRYDQLMRLGWKVFLPISLFMVFFVAFILLLTGWGP, from the coding sequence ATGGAATTTATTGATACCTATATCATCCCCGGTGCGATCATTGTCGGTCAGAGCTTTTTGCTACTAGCAATTGTTCTCATCGGTGTGACTTATTCAACTTATGCCGACCGTAAAATCTGGGCAGCCGTGCAAATGCGCCGTGGTCCAAACGTTGTTGGCCCATGGGGTTTGTTGCAAGCTTTTGCTGATGCGCTGAAATTTATCTTGAAAGAGCCTATTGTTCCTTCAGGTTCCAACAAAGCGGTTTTCTTGCTTGCACCACTCGTCACAGTGACGCTCGGTTTGGCCGCTTGGGTTGTTATGCCTGTTAATGCGGGCTGGGTGATTTCAGACATTAATGTCGGCATCCTCTTCATTTTCGCCATTACATCGCTCGAAGTTTACGGCGTGATTATGGGCGGTTGGGCTTCAAACTCTAAATACCCATTCCTTGGTGCACTTCGTTCAGCTGCTCAAATGATCTCTTACGAAGTCTCTATCGGCTTTGTTATCGTTGCCGTGCTGCTATGCGTTGGGTCACTCAACATGAGCGAAATTGTTCTAGCGCAACAAGAAGGACCGGGCACAATGATTGGCCTTCCAGCGTCTTTCCTTGATTGGCACTGGTTCGCACTGTTCCCACTCTTCATCATCTTCTTTGTGTCACTGTTGGCAGAAACAAACCGTCCGCCATTCGATTTGCCAGAAGCTGAATCTGAATTGGTAGCAGGTTTCATGGTTGAGTATTCATCTACTCCTTACGTGATGTTCATGCTCGGCGAATATGCCGCGATCTTGTTCATGTGCGCTATGACAACCGTGCTCTTCTTGGGTGGTTGGTTGCCGCCGTTTGACTTCGCACCATTCACTTGGGTTCCAGGTGTCGTTTGGTTCGTACTCAAAGTCGGCTTGGTGTTCTTTATGGTATCATTGGTTAAAGCGTTCGTTCCACGTTATCGCTACGACCAATTGATGCGCCTTGGTTGGAAAGTGTTCCTCCCAATTTCACTCTTCATGGTCTTCTTTGTGGCCTTTATTCTCTTACTGACAGGATGGGGCCCGTAA